A genomic segment from Portunus trituberculatus isolate SZX2019 chromosome 14, ASM1759143v1, whole genome shotgun sequence encodes:
- the LOC123503366 gene encoding RNA exonuclease 1 homolog isoform X1, with amino-acid sequence MKRSVTGEPAASMSELSQLYARLNRRALSEAQLFHHGFPRPSNLPGKARVRVHPDTFWTAQPSLRKRICERCKKTYEVDSSGYPVVKEECRWHLWRAKNGIYGCCGRSTYGKTCKTSPLHVTSNIDPDNLKGFIDTSDSDVSSTSVFALDCEMVSTTRGMEIAAITVVDHQCKVVYETLVLPEGRIIDYNTIFSSLTSDKFRDVTTKLEDVHTKLMSLVGTHTILVGHGLHNDLLRLQLFHGRVVDTIYLYPHPKGLPAKNPLRFLKQRHLPHLLVNEGLKCREDAVATMMLARLKCGFTASP; translated from the exons ATGAAAAG ATCGGTAACTGGTGAACCAGCCGCTTCCATGTCTGAACTTAGTCAGCTGTACGCTCGCCTGAACCGACGCGCACTGTCCGAGGCGCAGTTGTTCCATCATGGCTTTCCTCGTCCAAGCAACCTTCCAGGCAAAGCGCGGGTCCGCGTTCACCCAGACACATTCTGGACAGCACAACCCAGTCTTAGAAAAAGGATTTGTGAGAGATGCAAAAAGACCTACGAGGTTGACAGCAGTGGGTACCCTGTGGTGAAAGAGGAGTGCAGGTGGCACCTGTGGCGAGCCAAGAATGGCATTTATGGGTGCTGCGGCCGAAGTACCTACGGGAAAACCTGCAAAACCTCGCCGCTGCACGTCACTTCAAATATAGATCCTGACAACCTGAAGGGATTCATCGACACCAGTGACAGTGACGTCAGCTCGACCTCTGTTTTTGCACTAGACTGCGAGATGGTGTCGACCACGCGTGGGATGGAAATAGCGGCCATCACAGTGGTTGACCACCAATGCAAAGTGGTGTACGAGACGCTGGTGCTGCCCGAGGGTCGTATCATCGACTACAACACTATCTTCTCAAGCCTCACCTCAGACAAGTTCCGCGACGTGACCACCAAGTTGGAAGATGTCCACACCAAGCTGATGTCTCTCGTGGGTACACACACCATTCTGGTTGGCCACGGCCTGCACAACGACCTTCTTCGTCTGCAACTCTTTCATGGGCGTGTTGTGGATACAATCTATCTCTACCCGCATCCTAAGGGTTTGCCAGCAAAAAATCCACTACGCTTCCTGAAACAGAGACATCTCCCCCACCTGTTGGTGAACGAAGGCCTCAAATGCCGCGAGGATGCCGTGGCCACCATGATGCTGGCGCGCCTAAAGTGTGGCTTCACCGCGTCTCCCTAA
- the LOC123503366 gene encoding RNA exonuclease 1 homolog isoform X2, translating to MSELSQLYARLNRRALSEAQLFHHGFPRPSNLPGKARVRVHPDTFWTAQPSLRKRICERCKKTYEVDSSGYPVVKEECRWHLWRAKNGIYGCCGRSTYGKTCKTSPLHVTSNIDPDNLKGFIDTSDSDVSSTSVFALDCEMVSTTRGMEIAAITVVDHQCKVVYETLVLPEGRIIDYNTIFSSLTSDKFRDVTTKLEDVHTKLMSLVGTHTILVGHGLHNDLLRLQLFHGRVVDTIYLYPHPKGLPAKNPLRFLKQRHLPHLLVNEGLKCREDAVATMMLARLKCGFTASP from the coding sequence ATGTCTGAACTTAGTCAGCTGTACGCTCGCCTGAACCGACGCGCACTGTCCGAGGCGCAGTTGTTCCATCATGGCTTTCCTCGTCCAAGCAACCTTCCAGGCAAAGCGCGGGTCCGCGTTCACCCAGACACATTCTGGACAGCACAACCCAGTCTTAGAAAAAGGATTTGTGAGAGATGCAAAAAGACCTACGAGGTTGACAGCAGTGGGTACCCTGTGGTGAAAGAGGAGTGCAGGTGGCACCTGTGGCGAGCCAAGAATGGCATTTATGGGTGCTGCGGCCGAAGTACCTACGGGAAAACCTGCAAAACCTCGCCGCTGCACGTCACTTCAAATATAGATCCTGACAACCTGAAGGGATTCATCGACACCAGTGACAGTGACGTCAGCTCGACCTCTGTTTTTGCACTAGACTGCGAGATGGTGTCGACCACGCGTGGGATGGAAATAGCGGCCATCACAGTGGTTGACCACCAATGCAAAGTGGTGTACGAGACGCTGGTGCTGCCCGAGGGTCGTATCATCGACTACAACACTATCTTCTCAAGCCTCACCTCAGACAAGTTCCGCGACGTGACCACCAAGTTGGAAGATGTCCACACCAAGCTGATGTCTCTCGTGGGTACACACACCATTCTGGTTGGCCACGGCCTGCACAACGACCTTCTTCGTCTGCAACTCTTTCATGGGCGTGTTGTGGATACAATCTATCTCTACCCGCATCCTAAGGGTTTGCCAGCAAAAAATCCACTACGCTTCCTGAAACAGAGACATCTCCCCCACCTGTTGGTGAACGAAGGCCTCAAATGCCGCGAGGATGCCGTGGCCACCATGATGCTGGCGCGCCTAAAGTGTGGCTTCACCGCGTCTCCCTAA